A region of Vitis riparia cultivar Riparia Gloire de Montpellier isolate 1030 chromosome 1, EGFV_Vit.rip_1.0, whole genome shotgun sequence DNA encodes the following proteins:
- the LOC117925127 gene encoding rust resistance kinase Lr10-like, giving the protein MKMKMGEDFSVLAVLFSLLMVLLFTEVTAGRVLEKVCSSSCGDLHNISYPFRLEDDPAGCGDADYQLSCENNKTILEFNSGKYYVKNISYDKNIVRVVDINLANGSCNLPYKSLPIDEINTDIRYQGDDLFTFPVYTSFMNCSRTMSDPDYIRVPCFSGNASHIYAKFDSHMMSDLGESCEFTSMVPAKRPPHVEHPSYGDLLKVLASGFDLSWSIEGRNCRLSGGRCQFTGFDAPYACLCERNRLSELWKEIKAVLKLLFVFLSLPLLVWFSIIRVIAPPIIILVFLIRKFRTARKPVDRVEKFLRSQQSLMPKRYSYADIMAITNHFKDKLGEGGFGSVYRGQLPGGCFIAVKMLGKHNFNGEEFINEVSTIGRIHHVNVVRLLGFCSEGSKRALVYEYMPNGSLDKHIFLKKGKVQPFSWEKLHEIALGTARGIEYLHGGCDICILHFDIKPHNILLDHDFVPKISDFGLAKFYPKEYDVMSISTTRGTIGYIAPELISRNFGVVSNKSDVYSFGMLLLEMAGGRKNVDAKAGRSSKVYFPSWVYDHLSEGGDLELENISEIEVEIARKLCIVGLCCIQMKPSDRPSMTKVVEMLEGNISDLQMPPKPCFSSPLRMSMREPHSDSSAELLITESIE; this is encoded by the exons atgaaaatgaaaatgggtGAAGACTTTTCTGTGTTAGCtgttctattttctttattgatGGTCTTATTGTTTACTGAAGTGACGGCAGGAAGAGTACTTGAAAAGGTTTGTTCTTCTTCATGTGGAGATTTGCATAATATCAGCTACCCTTTTCGCCTAGAGGATGATCCAGCAGGCTGCGGTGATGCTGACTACCAACTTTCTTGTGAGAACAACAAAACAATCTTAGAGTTCAATTCAGGAAAATACTATGTGAAGAACATCTCTTACGATAAAAACATAGTTCGTGTGGTGGATATTAATTTAGCCAATGGTAGCTGCAATCTTCCCTACAAATCTCTACCCATTGATGAAATCAATACCGATATCCGCTACCAAGGCGATGATTTATTTACGTTTCCTGTGTATACAAGTTTTATGAACTGCTCCAGAACTATGAGTGATCCAGATTATATAAGAGTCCCTTGTTTCAGTGGGAATGCATCTCATATTTATGCCAAGTTCGACAGCCATATGATGTCGGATCTTGGGGAGTCATGTGAGTTTACATCCATGGTTCCAGCTAAAAGGCCTCCACATGTGGAGCACCCTTCCTATGGAGATCTACTGAAAGTATTGGCGTCGGGATTCGATCTTTCATGGTCGATTGAGGGCCGGAATTGCCGTTTATCCGGTGGCCGGTGCCAATTTACTGGATTCGACGCACCATATGCCTGCTTATGTGAAC GAAATCGGCTATCGGAACTTTGGAAAGAAATTAAGGCAG TGCTTAAGCTGCTATTCGTCTTCCTTTCCCTTCCTCTTTTAGTGTGGTTTTCTATAATTCGAGTTATCGCTCCTCCGATCATTATACTGGTTTTCCTCATCCGCAAATTTAGAACAGCACGGAAGCCTGTCGACAGGGTGGAGAAATTTCTACGGAGTCAGCAGTCGTTAATGCCCAAAAGGTACTCTTACGCTGACATTATGGCAATAACAAACCATTTCAAAGATAAATTAGGGGAAGGTGGTTTTGGTTCAGTGTATAGAGGACAGCTTCCTGGTGGTTGCTTCATTGCTGTTAAAATGCTTGGGAAGCACAATTTTAATGGGGAAGAGTTCATCAATGAAGTCTCAACAATCGGCAGGATTCACCATGTCAATGTGGTAAGGCTACTGGGATTTTGCTCTGAAGGGTCTAAACGAGCTCTGGTCTATGAATATATGCCTAATGGGTCACTTGATAAGCATATATTCttgaaaaaaggaaaggttcAGCCATTTAGCTGGGAGAAACTCCATGAGATTGCTTTAGGAACGGCCCGGGGGATAGAGTATCTACATGGGGGATGTGACATTTGCATACTTCATTTCGATATTAAGCCTCACAATATCCTGCTAGACCACGATTTTGTCCCCAAAATATCAGACTTTGGCCTTGCAAAATTTTACCCAAAGGAATATGATGTCATGTCCATTAGTACAACAAGAGGCACCATAGGGTACATAGCTCCTGAATTGATTTCACGGAATTTTGGAGTTGTGTCCAACAAATcagatgtttatagttttgggaTGTTGCTGTTAGAGATGGCTGGAGGGAGAAAAAATGTTGATGCCAAGGCAGGGAGGTCGAGCAAAGTTTACTTCCCATCTTGGGTTTATGACCATCTTAGTGAGGGAGGAGATTTAGAGCTCGAGAATATTTCAGAAATTGAGGTTGAGATAGCAAGAAAGTTATGTATAGTTGGGCTCTGTTGCATTCAAATGAAGCCATCAGATCGACCTTCGATGACCAAAGTGGTAGAAATGTTAGAAGGGAACATCAGTGACCTTCAAATGCCTCCTAAACCTTGCTTTTCTTCTCCTCTACGAATGTCTATGAGAGAGCCTCATTCGGACTCTTCGGCAGAGTTGCTCATAACCGAGTCAATAGAGTGA
- the LOC117925143 gene encoding E3 ubiquitin-protein ligase RHA2A, whose product MGLQSQLNDVSSDSIPLLLVAIIANCVAYIRSLLLGLFQSIGLSRFDADEVEDGLLGAVGSGLASLIVLAEQLNLNRVFSYRYGEDGGAASDCVVCLCRLRDGDQVRRLACRHVFHKECFDGWLDHLNFNCPLCRSPLVSDERVALTQRRVGGDLVTWFSLR is encoded by the coding sequence ATGGGTCTGCAGAGCCAGCTGAACGATGTCTCATCCGATTCGATCCCTCTACTTCTGGTGGCAATCATCGCCAACTGCGTAGCTTATATTCGGTCCTTGCTTTTGGGGTTATTTCAGTCCATAGGCCTCTCTCGATTCGATGCGGATGAAGTGGAGGATGGGCTACTGGGTGCTGTGGGCTCCGGTTTGGCCAGTCTGATAGTTCTGGCGGAGCAGCTCAACCTCAATAGGGTCTTTTCTTATCGGTACGGTGAGGATGGTGGCGCCGCTTCCGATTGCGTGGTGTGTTTGTGCAGGTTAAGGGATGGCGACCAGGTGCGCAGGCTAGCGTGCCGCCATGTCTTCCACAAGGAGTGCTTCGATGGGTGGCTGGATCACCTCAACTTCAACTGCCCCCTCTGTCGGTCGCCCCTTGTCTCCGACGAGCGCGTGGCCCTCACGCAGCGTCGCGTCGGTGGGGACTTGGTCACCTGGTTCTCTTTGCGATGA
- the LOC117913006 gene encoding rust resistance kinase Lr10-like isoform X2, whose amino-acid sequence MYPLLSVIVFLLSLNMGTQTLGESTDDDFFELCQETRCSTRGGPRVRFPFRLNTQPDFCGLEGFVVSCLNNRTLLHLPFSGDFYVQEISYLNNIISIHLQNTNCPLQSVFSLNFSGSPFNTGTFSQISTIVNCTERISWSASDGIVVPIDCLSYDNNLVYLYDPFVSMNKLPSHCRRFKTVEIISVHGYVELQQAIERLFERQEIFLAWEGLDGCYECENSGNFCGFNSTRNATICSTSRPKRTSIGGTTFLALVVLVLYRFRRSDSEKETQLKVERFLANYKTLNPSRYSYSDLKKITGKFRHKVGQGGYGTVYRGKLPNGIPAAVKMIENSKGNGQEFINEVATIGRIHHFNVVRLLGFCAEGTRRALVYEFMPNESLEKFIFSSKDAKTRNRPFSWEKLQQIAMGIARGMEYLHQGCNQRILHFDIKPHNILLDHNFQPKISDFGLAKLCSKERSVVSMTAARGTAGYIAPELFSRNFGAVSHKSDVFSFGMLLLEIVGCRRNIDVTVENQSQIYFPEWIYNRMSQGKEMGLEIEIDGDEEIAKKLAIVALWCIQWNPTDRPSMTMVVQMLEGDLHGLEIPPKPFASSDIEMNAT is encoded by the exons ATGTATCCTCTACTCAGTGTTATAGTCTTCCTTCTCTCACTGAATATGGGAACACAAACTTTAGGAGAAAGCACTGATGACGATTTCTTTGAGCTCTGCCAAGAAACTAGATGCAGCACAAGGGGTGGTCCACGCGTAAGATTCCCCTTCAGACTCAACACCCAACCAGACTTTTGTGGCCTTGAAGGGTTTGTAGTATCTTGCTTAAACAACAGGACCCTCTTGCACCTTCCTTTCTCTGGTGACTTCTATGTTCAAGAAATCTCTTATCTCAACAATATAATTTCTATTCACCTTCAAAATACAAATTGCCCATTACAAAGTGTTTTCTCTCTTAACTTCTCGGGTTCTCCCTTCAACACTGGTACATTTTCTCAGATTTCTACCATTGTGAATTGCACAGAGAGGATTTCATGGAGTGCATCAGACGGAATAGTAGTGCCAATAGATTGCTTGAGTTACGACAacaatttagtttatttatatgATCCTTTTGTTTCCATGAACAAGCTGCCTTCACATTGCAGAAGATTTAAAACAGTTGAGATCATTTCAGTTCATGGCTACGTTGAACTCCAACAAGCCATTGAGAGACTTTTTGAAAGGCAAGAGATCTTCCTCGCTTGGGAAGGGTTAGATGGTTGCTATGAATGTGAAAATTCAGGAAACTTCTGTGGATTCAACAGTACAAGAAATGCAACCATTTGTTCTACTTCCAGGCCCAAAA GAACAAGCATTGGAGGCACCACCTTTCTTGCTTTGGTTGTACTTGTGTTGTACAGATTTCGAAGATCGGACAGTGAAAAGGAAACTCAGCTCAAGGTAGAGAGGTTCCTGGCAAATTACAAGACCCTCAATCCATCCCGGTATTCCTACAGTGATCTAAAAAAGATAACAGGCAAATTTAGGCACAAAGTAGGCCAAGGAGGTTATGGAACTGTCTACCGAGGAAAATTGCCCAATGGAATACCTGCAGCAGTTAAGATGATCGAGAATTCTAAAGGAAATGGCCAAGAGTTCATTAATGAAGTAGCTACCATAGGTAGGATACACCATTTCAATGTGGTTCGCCTTCTTGGATTTTGTGCAGAAGGGACGAGGCGTGCTCTGGTCTATGAATTCATGCCAAATGAATCGCTTGAAAAGTTTATCTTCTCATCAAAAGACGCTAAAACAAGAAATCGACCATTTAGTTGGGAGAAGCTTCAACAAATTGCAATGGGCATTGCCCGTGGAATGGAGTACTTGCACCAGGGGTGCAACCAAAGGATCCTTCACTTCGACATCAAGCCCCATAATATTCTACTAGACCACAATTTTCAGCCCAAGATTTCAGATTTTGGGTTGGCCAAGCTATGTTCAAAGGAACGGAGCGTTGTCTCCATGACAGCTGCCAGAGGAACAGCAGGCTACATTGCGCCTGAGCTCTTCTCAAGGAACTTTGGAGCAGTTTCTCACAAATCCGACGTTTTTAGCTTTGGAATGTTGTTGTTGGAGATTGTGGGATGTCGAAGAAACATCGATGTTACAGTTGAAAATCAAAGTCAGATTTATTTCCCGGAATGGATTTACAACAGAATGAGTCAGGGGAAGGAGATGGGGCTGGAAATTGAGATAGATGGGGATGAGGAGATTGCCAAGAAGCTTGCAATTGTGGCACTTTGGTGCATTCAATGGAACCCAACAGACAGGCCTTCAATGACAATGGTGGTTCAAATGCTTGAAGGTGACTTGCATGGCTTAGAGATACCTCCAAAGCCTTTTGCTTCTTCAGACATTGAGATGAATGCAACTTGA
- the LOC117913006 gene encoding rust resistance kinase Lr10-like isoform X1 has product MYPLLSVIVFLLSLNMGTQTLGESTDDDFFELCQETRCSTRGGPRVRFPFRLNTQPDFCGLEGFVVSCLNNRTLLHLPFSGDFYVQEISYLNNIISIHLQNTNCPLQSVFSLNFSGSPFNTGTFSQISTIVNCTERISWSASDGIVVPIDCLSYDNNLVYLYDPFVSMNKLPSHCRRFKTVEIISVHGYVELQQAIERLFERQEIFLAWEGLDGCYECENSGNFCGFNSTRNATICSTSRPKRSHSAVILGTSIGGTTFLALVVLVLYRFRRSDSEKETQLKVERFLANYKTLNPSRYSYSDLKKITGKFRHKVGQGGYGTVYRGKLPNGIPAAVKMIENSKGNGQEFINEVATIGRIHHFNVVRLLGFCAEGTRRALVYEFMPNESLEKFIFSSKDAKTRNRPFSWEKLQQIAMGIARGMEYLHQGCNQRILHFDIKPHNILLDHNFQPKISDFGLAKLCSKERSVVSMTAARGTAGYIAPELFSRNFGAVSHKSDVFSFGMLLLEIVGCRRNIDVTVENQSQIYFPEWIYNRMSQGKEMGLEIEIDGDEEIAKKLAIVALWCIQWNPTDRPSMTMVVQMLEGDLHGLEIPPKPFASSDIEMNAT; this is encoded by the exons ATGTATCCTCTACTCAGTGTTATAGTCTTCCTTCTCTCACTGAATATGGGAACACAAACTTTAGGAGAAAGCACTGATGACGATTTCTTTGAGCTCTGCCAAGAAACTAGATGCAGCACAAGGGGTGGTCCACGCGTAAGATTCCCCTTCAGACTCAACACCCAACCAGACTTTTGTGGCCTTGAAGGGTTTGTAGTATCTTGCTTAAACAACAGGACCCTCTTGCACCTTCCTTTCTCTGGTGACTTCTATGTTCAAGAAATCTCTTATCTCAACAATATAATTTCTATTCACCTTCAAAATACAAATTGCCCATTACAAAGTGTTTTCTCTCTTAACTTCTCGGGTTCTCCCTTCAACACTGGTACATTTTCTCAGATTTCTACCATTGTGAATTGCACAGAGAGGATTTCATGGAGTGCATCAGACGGAATAGTAGTGCCAATAGATTGCTTGAGTTACGACAacaatttagtttatttatatgATCCTTTTGTTTCCATGAACAAGCTGCCTTCACATTGCAGAAGATTTAAAACAGTTGAGATCATTTCAGTTCATGGCTACGTTGAACTCCAACAAGCCATTGAGAGACTTTTTGAAAGGCAAGAGATCTTCCTCGCTTGGGAAGGGTTAGATGGTTGCTATGAATGTGAAAATTCAGGAAACTTCTGTGGATTCAACAGTACAAGAAATGCAACCATTTGTTCTACTTCCAGGCCCAAAA GGTCACATTCTGCTGTAATCTTAG GAACAAGCATTGGAGGCACCACCTTTCTTGCTTTGGTTGTACTTGTGTTGTACAGATTTCGAAGATCGGACAGTGAAAAGGAAACTCAGCTCAAGGTAGAGAGGTTCCTGGCAAATTACAAGACCCTCAATCCATCCCGGTATTCCTACAGTGATCTAAAAAAGATAACAGGCAAATTTAGGCACAAAGTAGGCCAAGGAGGTTATGGAACTGTCTACCGAGGAAAATTGCCCAATGGAATACCTGCAGCAGTTAAGATGATCGAGAATTCTAAAGGAAATGGCCAAGAGTTCATTAATGAAGTAGCTACCATAGGTAGGATACACCATTTCAATGTGGTTCGCCTTCTTGGATTTTGTGCAGAAGGGACGAGGCGTGCTCTGGTCTATGAATTCATGCCAAATGAATCGCTTGAAAAGTTTATCTTCTCATCAAAAGACGCTAAAACAAGAAATCGACCATTTAGTTGGGAGAAGCTTCAACAAATTGCAATGGGCATTGCCCGTGGAATGGAGTACTTGCACCAGGGGTGCAACCAAAGGATCCTTCACTTCGACATCAAGCCCCATAATATTCTACTAGACCACAATTTTCAGCCCAAGATTTCAGATTTTGGGTTGGCCAAGCTATGTTCAAAGGAACGGAGCGTTGTCTCCATGACAGCTGCCAGAGGAACAGCAGGCTACATTGCGCCTGAGCTCTTCTCAAGGAACTTTGGAGCAGTTTCTCACAAATCCGACGTTTTTAGCTTTGGAATGTTGTTGTTGGAGATTGTGGGATGTCGAAGAAACATCGATGTTACAGTTGAAAATCAAAGTCAGATTTATTTCCCGGAATGGATTTACAACAGAATGAGTCAGGGGAAGGAGATGGGGCTGGAAATTGAGATAGATGGGGATGAGGAGATTGCCAAGAAGCTTGCAATTGTGGCACTTTGGTGCATTCAATGGAACCCAACAGACAGGCCTTCAATGACAATGGTGGTTCAAATGCTTGAAGGTGACTTGCATGGCTTAGAGATACCTCCAAAGCCTTTTGCTTCTTCAGACATTGAGATGAATGCAACTTGA